The following proteins come from a genomic window of Dongia rigui:
- a CDS encoding COQ9 family protein, whose translation MSEKGPDTAYDWQGDRDRLVDAILPHVPFDGWSDAAFKAGAEDAKIDLPRALNAFPGGMSEVLAYNHRRHDQALIERLQRESGSGRIRDRIAQAVRLRLELVGGQREAVRAGLSFLLLPGNATLGPKLLYGTVDAIWHAIGDKSTDFSFYTKRAILAGVYSATLLYWLNDKSENHAASWAFLDRRIDEVMKIPAVKGRLKSVFDRLPNPLHLLQQGAGQPGSREGLPLGMRPRRRRRA comes from the coding sequence GTGAGCGAAAAAGGCCCGGACACGGCATATGACTGGCAAGGCGATCGCGATCGCCTGGTCGATGCCATCCTGCCGCATGTGCCGTTCGACGGCTGGAGCGATGCTGCCTTCAAGGCAGGTGCCGAGGATGCCAAGATCGATCTGCCGCGGGCACTCAACGCGTTCCCGGGTGGGATGAGCGAGGTGCTGGCCTATAACCATCGCCGCCATGATCAGGCGCTGATAGAGCGCCTGCAGCGCGAGAGCGGCAGCGGCCGGATCCGCGACCGCATCGCCCAGGCCGTGCGGCTGCGCCTGGAACTGGTCGGTGGCCAGCGCGAAGCGGTGCGTGCGGGTCTTTCCTTCCTGCTGCTGCCCGGCAATGCGACGCTGGGGCCGAAGCTGCTCTATGGCACGGTCGATGCGATCTGGCACGCGATCGGCGATAAATCGACCGATTTCAGTTTCTATACCAAGCGCGCGATCCTCGCCGGCGTCTATTCGGCGACCTTGCTCTATTGGCTCAACGACAAGAGCGAGAATCATGCCGCAAGCTGGGCTTTTCTGGATCGCCGCATCGACGAGGTGATGAAGATCCCGGCGGTGAAGGGACGGCTCAAGAGCGTCTTCGACCGGTTGCCCAATCCGCTGCATCTCTTGCAGCAGGGTGCGGGCCAGCCCGGTTCGCGCGAGGGTCTGCCGCTTGGCATGCGCCCGCGCCGCCGTCGCCGCGCCTGA